In the Girardinichthys multiradiatus isolate DD_20200921_A chromosome 4, DD_fGirMul_XY1, whole genome shotgun sequence genome, one interval contains:
- the scube2 gene encoding signal peptide, CUB and EGF-like domain-containing protein 2, with translation MGAVWAARDICLFLLLLNSRQSIALPETRDPCAEGSDGCHIDAICQTTQGSYKCTCKGGFKGDGKHCEDIDECDLEYNGGCVHECNNIPGNYRCTCYDGFNLANDGHNCLDVDECMFNNGGCQHTCVNTVGSYECRCKEGFFLSDNQHMCIHRSIEGLNCMNKEHGCAHICKESYRGGVACECRPGFELARNQRDCILTCNHGNGGCQHTCEDTEDGPTCRCHVRYTLQPDKKTCVERDEATTESSDHNATSSTEADKRVKRRLSMETCALNNGGCDSTCKDTSTGVRCSCPDGFTLQPDGKSCKDIDECEIHNGGCEHFCKNTVGSFQCNCRKGFKLLSDERSCQDIDECYFERTCDHTCVNSPGGFQCLCNKGYTLYGLAHCGDVNECSVNNGGCEHGCENTVGGFECFCRPGYKLHWNKKDCIKAEGLTPANLPSKPTLNCSKQHGGDLCFLNCKSQVHISSGTEDSYTVTCGMPLPCLAGAQKSNSDSHCLGTEKAGVQRIKTTATFKSGTAKCNLKRSQAKLWESFNSAHSDCSFLFTENVQFSYVSLHCTSLGLRTRSRHSRKAGEDDGFAITAEFELDVNLEEVTAESCDLNCVRRRSEKRLRKTIRTLRKSINREQFHLHFEGTDYDLSKTLGQPAGLPGHCLAGQVLVGRKCVSCSVGTYYDGEQGHCVTCPAGTYQDEEGQMSCEACPTPEGREVAKVVGARNMSECGGQCPPGQYSHDGFVPCIPCPLGTYQPEVGRTTCFLCGGNLVTKHNSAVSFQDCETKVQCSPGHYYNTSTHRCIRCPTGTYQGEFGQNYCVACPGNTSTDFDGSTTIMQCKNRQCGGELGEFSGYIESPNYPGNYPANIECTWTINPPPKRRVLIVVPEIYLPIEDECGDYLVMRKSSLPNSVTTYETCQTYERPIAFTSRSKRLWIQFRSNEGNSAKGFQVLYVTYDEDYQELIEDIVRDGRLYASVNHQEILKDKKLMKALFDVLAHPQNYFNYTSQESKEMFPKSFIRFVRSKVMRFFRP, from the exons ATGGGAGCTGTTTGGGCTGCGAgagacatttgtttgtttttgctcttgTTAAATAGTCGCCAAAGCATAGCGCTTCCAGAGACTCGAG ATCCCTGCGCAGAGGGAAGTGATGGCTGTCATATTGATGCTATTTGTCAGACTACCCAAGGCTCATACAAGTGCACATGTAAAGGAGGCTTTAAAGGAGATGGAAAACACTGCGAAG ATATTGATGAATGTGACCTGGAGTACAATGGCGGTTGTGTACATGAGTGCAACAACATACCGGGCAACTATCGCTGCACTTGTTATGATGGATTCAACCTGGCCAACGATGGACACAACTGTCTGG ATGTGGATGAATGCATGTTCAACAATGGTGGATGCCAACATACTTGTGTCAACACGGTGGGCAGCTACGAGTGCCGGTGCAAAGAGGGATTCTTCCTGAGCGACAACCAGCACATGTGCATCCACCGTTCCATTG AGGGCCTCAACTGTATGAATAAGGAGCATGGCTGCGCCCACATCTGCAAGGAGAGTTACCGAGGAGGCGTGGCCTGCGAGTGTCGTCCAGGCTTTGAGCTGGCCAGGAACCAGAGAGACTGCATTT TAACATGTAACCACGGCaatggaggctgccagcacacCTGTGAGGACACGGAGGATGGTCCCACCTGCAGGTGCCACGTCAGGTACACCTTACAGCCTGACAAGAAGACCTGTGTGG AGCGAGATGAAGCCACCACTGAGTCCTCAGACCACAACGCCACGTCCTCTACCGAGGCCGACAAACGTGTCAAGAGAAGATTGTCAATGG AAACCTGCGCACTGAACAACGGGGGCTGCGACTCCACTTGTAAGGACACATCCACTGGCGTGCGCTGCAGCTGTCCCGATGGCTTCACACTTCAGCCGGATGGAAAATCGTGTAAAG ATATCGATGAGTGTGAGATTCACAATGGTGGCTGCGAACACTTCTGCAAGAACACTGTTGGCAGCTTCCAATGCAACTGCAGGAAAGGATTTAAATTGCTGTCAGATGAACGCTCTTGTCAgg ATATAGATGAGTGTTATTTTGAGCGCACATGCGATCACACATGTGTGAACTCCCCCGGTGGTTTTCAGTGTCTGTGCAACAAAGGCTACACCTTGTATGGGCTGGCCCACTGTGGAG ATGTAAATGAATGCAGTGTAAACAACGGTGGCTGTGAGCATGGATGTGAGAACACTGTGGGTGGATTTGAGTGTTTTTGTCGTCCCGGCTATAAGCTACACTGGAACAAAAAGGACTGCATCA AGGCTGAGGGTTTAACACCTGCAAACCTCCCCTCTAAGCCTACCTTGAACTGTAGTAAGCAGCATGGAGGGGATCTCTGCTTCCTGAACTGCAAGTCTCAAGTTCACATCAGCAGTG GGACGGAGGATTCCTACACGGTGACCTGTGGAATGCCGCTGCCCTGCTTGGCTGGCGCACAAAAGAGCAACAGCGACTCTCATTGCTTAG GTACAGAAAAGGCCGGTGTGCAGCGAATTAAAACCACAGCCACTTTCAAGTCTGGCACTGCCAAATGCAACCTTAAACGAAGTCAGGCGAAACTCTGGGAAAGCTTCAACTCAGCACACTCAG ATTGCAGCTTTCTCTTCACCGAAAACGTGCAGTTCAGCTATGTGAGCCTTCATTGCACCTCGTTGGGCCTGCGAACGCGCAGCCGCCACAGCAGGAAAGCCGGCGAGGACGATGGCTTCGCCATTACAGCTGAGTTTGAGCTGGATGTTAACCTTGAGGAGGTAACAG CAGAGAGCTGCGACCTGAACTGCGTGCGTCGACGCTCTGAGAAGAGACTCAGGAAGACCATCAGGACCCTGAGGAAATCCATCAACCGGGAACAGTTCCACCTTCACTTTGAAGGGACCGACTATGACCTGTCCAAGACTCTGGGCCAACCGGCAGGACTGCCAGGACACTGTCTGGCCGGTCAAGTGTTGGTGGGCAGAAAATGTG TGAGTTGCAGTGTTGGGACATACTATGATGGTGAACAGGGGCACTGTGTGACCTGCCCTGCTGGGACATATCAGGACGAGGAGGGACAGATGTCCTGTGAAGCCTGTCCTACGCCTGAAGGGAGAGAGGTTGCCAAGGTGGTCGGAGCTCGAAACATGTCAGAGTGTGGAG GTCAGTGTCCACCCGGTCAGTACTCTCATGACGGTTTTGTCCCCTGCATCCCCTGTCCGCTGGGAACCTACCAACCAGAAGTGGGACGAACCACCTGCTTCCTGTGCGGAGGGAACCTGGTGACTAAACACAACAGCGCTGTCTCATTTCAGGATTGCGAGACCAAAG TCCAATGCTCTCCAGGCCATTACTATAACACCAGCACACACCGCTGCATCCGCTGTCCGACGGGGACTTACCAGGGCGAGTTTGGCCAGAACTACTGTGTCGCCTGTCCTGGTAACACCTCCACCGACTTTGATGGCTCCACCACCATCATGCAGTGCAAAA ACCGGCAGTGCGGTGGAGAGCTGGGGGAGTTCTCCGGCTACATCGAGTCTCCAAACTACCCGGGGAACTATCCCGCCAACATTGAGTGCACCTGGACCATCAACCCACCGCCCAAACGCCGGGTCCTCATTGTGGTGCCGGAAATCTACCTGCCCATTGAGGACGAATGTGGAGACTACTTGGTGATGAGAAAAAGCT CTCTGCCCAATTCTGTGACAACTTACGAGACGTGTCAAACATACGAGCGGCCCATCGCGTTCACATCCCGCTCCAAAAGACTGTGGATACAGTTCAGGTCTAACGAGGGAAACAGCGCAAAGGGCTTCCAGGTGTTATATGTCACATATGATG aggATTACCAGGAACTGATTGAAGACATAGTGAGAGATGGAAGATTATATGCATCAGTGAATCACCAGGAAATCCTTAAG GACAAGAAGCTCATGAAAGCATTGTTTGACGTACTGGCTCATCCGCAGAACTACTTCAACTACACGTCACAGGAATCAAAAGAAATGTTTCCCAAATCCTTCATCCGCTTCGTGAGGTCCAAAGTCATGAGATTCTTTCGCCCTTAA